The Streptomyces sp. NBC_01268 genome segment GCCCCGGGCGACCGCGCCCGGCGGTCGGGGCAGCGCGGCCGGCGCCTCGACGGCCTCGCCGAGCAGCCTCGCGACCAGCCACCGGTGCGCTCGGCCGAGTCCACGGGCGCCCAGCAGCGCGAGCACCACGAACGGCAGCCCGAGCACGGTGAGCGACAGCAGCGCCCCCGCGTACACGACCGCCAGCGCGTAGACCCCGCAGAGCAGGGCGAGCGGCAACCCCACGACGGCGAAGGCCCATTCGCCGCCGCGGAGCGGGAGGCGGCGCCTCCGCGCCTCAGCCATGCCGCCCCCCGGACGCGGGCCCGGGGGCGCACCTCGCTGCGGGCGGGGATTCCGATACGGGCGCGGGCTCGGGCGCAGGCTGGAACGCGGGCACGGGGGCGCCTACAGATGCGGACACGGGTACGGAGGCGGATACGGATACGGATACGCGCGCAGTGCGGTCAGTCACGTCCGGCTGCCCCTTCCGTCGCCGGCCCGCGGAGCGCGCGGAGACCGGTGACCAGGATGGCCGGGACGGTCAGCGTCGCCGCCGCGGCACCGATCCAGGCACAGGCCGCCGATGACACGTACGGCAGCGGCGAGCCGGTCACGGCGACGCTGAAGGCACCCGTGGCGGCGGCCGTGACCGCCGCGCCGAGCAGGACGCCGACCACCGTGGTCAGGACCGCCTCGACGGTCAGCATGCGCGTCAGCTGCGTGCGGGTCGCGCCGACGAGCCGCAGCAGGGCGAACTCGCGGCGCCGCTCGGCGGTGACGGCGACCAGGGTGTTGACCGTGGAGACGGCGGCGAAGCAGGCGAGCAGCGCCAACTCGGCCTGGCGCAGCCAGATGTCGGTGGCGGACGTCGCGCCGTTCGTCGCCGCGGCCGCGGCGTGCTGGGCGGTGGAGGTCATGATCGACATGGTGCCCGACAGACCCACCAGGAGCGCGACCGGGACCACGGCGGACGACAGCCGCCGCGCGTATCCGCGCAGGTTGGCGTCGGCGAGCCAGCCCGTCCCCGGTGCCAGGGCCCGCACCGGCGCGCCCAGTACGGCGGCGAGGACACGGGCCACGAGCGGCCCCAGCAGGGCGACCGCGACGAGCAGTACCAGCGCACCGAGCAGCGTCGCCTGGCCGGCCTTGTCCGCCTCCTCCAGTGGGCGGGTCGCGGCCAGCCGCAGCAGCAGACCGCCGCCGACCAGGACGCCCGCCCCCGCGACGAGCCGTATCGCACCGGTCCGGGCGTGCTCGGTGGAGCTCGCGGCGAGGGCGGCCGCCGGGGCGATCCGGGTGATCCGGCGGGCGGCGACGGCCGCGGCCACCAGGCCGACGACGAGGACGACCGCCAGTGTCACGGGCGCGACCACCGTGACGACCGGTGCCCCCGGCACCCGTACCTCCGGCGCCGCCAGCCCCCGCCGCTGCAACGCGGCGAGGAAGCGGCGGGCCGCCGCCCAGCCCACCGCCCACCCCGGCGGGGCGACCAGCAGGGTGGTCGCGACGAGCTGGCCGCGCACCATGCGCCGGGCCTGGCGGGGCGTCGCGGCGATCGTGCGGAGCAGGGCCAGTTCGCGGTGCTGCCGGCGAAGGGCGAACCCGAGGGTGTTGACGACGACGAAGAACGCGACGAGCACGGCGATCTCGCCGAAGACTCCGGCGATCACCATCAGCCCGGGCCCGTGGTCCGCGGCTCGGCCGCCCGCTGCGGGCGGGGCGGTGGCGTCGGCGGCCACGAGCGAGCCGAACAAGGTGAGGACGGCGACGGCGAGAAGGAGTGCGACCGCGAGCCCGGCGAAGGCCGCGGGGCGCCGGCGCATCTGCCCGAGGGCGATCGAGGCCATCGCGATCACCCGCCCAGCAGGCTGAGGCGTTCGCCGACCCGCGCCGCGGTGGGCCGGTCGAGCTCGTCGACGACCACGCCGTCGGCGAGCAGCAGCACCCGGTCCGCGTACCCGGCGGCCACCGGGTCGTGGGTGACCATCACACAGGTCTGTCCGTCCCGGTCCACTCCCGTCCGCAGCAGGCCGAGGATCTCGTGGCCGGTGGCCCGGTCGAGGGCACCGGTCGGCTCGTCGGCGAACAGCACCTCGGGGCGACCCACCAGGGCGCGGGCGATCGCCACCCGCTGCTGCTGGCCGCCGGACAGCTGCCCCGGCCGGTGGCGTTCGCGGCCCGCGAGACCCACCCGGGCGAGGGCGTCCAGCACACGGGCGCGCTCGGGGCGCCGGCCGGCCAGCCGGCCGGGCAGCTCGACGTTCTGCGCGACCGTCATCGCCGGCATCAGGTTGAACGCCTGGAAGACGAATCCGATCCGGTCGCGCCGCAGTGCGGCGAGCCTTCGCTCGGGTAGTCGGGACACCTCGGTGTCGCCCCACCACACTGTCCCGCGGGTGGGCCGGTCCATCCCGGCCAGACAGTGCAGCAGCGTCGTCTTGCCCGAGCCCGAGGGGCCCATCACCGCCGTGAACGTCCCGCGTTCGAGGCGCACCGACACCCCGCGCAGCGCCCGGACGGCGGCGGTGCCGCGGCCGTACTCCCGATGCAGGTCCTGCGCCCGCGCGGCGGCACCGCCGCCGAGCCCGGTCCGCGTTCCGGGCATGTCCGGCTCCTGGAGTCCCTGGAGCTTCCGGAGCTTCCGGAGCTTCCGGAGCTTCCGGAGCTTCCGGAGCTTCCGGGTGGGCTCGGCGGCCGTCCCTGCTTCTTCCATCGCCTTGATCTCTTCCGCTTCCTCGACTTCGCGCATGCCTTCATCCTTCGCGGCCGGGGCACGGCGATCGATCGTGCCGGCCCCCGCATCAGGGGTTCGGGAAACCGAACCCCTGATATCGCGGTGGGCCCGAGGGGGAGGCGGGGGCAGCGGGGCGCGGTGGCGTCGGAGGCGCGCGTACGAGCGGGCGGTGGGCGGGTGGTCAGGCGAGGTAGTCCGCGACGAGGTCGGCGAACTGCTCCGGAGTGAGGACGTCGACGCCCAGTCTCTGGGCGGCGACGGCCTTCGAGCTGGGCTTGCCCCCCGATGCGGAGGGGGCGACGAGGCAGGAGGTCTTCGCGTTGACGCTGCTGCCGGCCCGCCCGCCGGCGCGCTCGATGAGCTCGTTCATCTGGGTACGGCCGAGGCCTTCCAGGCGGCCCGTCATCCTGCCCGTGACGACGACGGTCCTGCCCGCCAGCGGCCCCTCGCCCACGGGCCCGGGGGCGTCGGAAGCCTGCTGCGGTTCGGACATGTTCACTCCCGCAGCGATCAGCTTGTCGATGACCGGCGCCAGGGCGACGAGCTCCGCGACGACGACCGGGGCTTTCTCGGGACCCATGCCCTCGACGGCCTGGACGTCCTCCTCGGTCGCCGCGCGGATCGCGTCCATGGTGCCGAAGTGCGCGGCGATCCGCCGCGACATGCTGCGGCCCGTGCCGGGGATGCCGAGCGCGCAGAAGACGCGGCTGAGCGGGCGGCCCTTGGCCAGGGCCAGCTGTTCGACCAGCTTCGCGCCGCGCTTGGCGCTGCCCGAGGCGGTGGCCAACTGCTCCTCGGTCAGCGCGAACAGGTCCGCCACGTCGCCGACGAGCCGGGAGTCGATGAGGGCCTTGACGTAGGTCTTGCCGAGGCCGTCGATGTCGAGGATGTCGCGCCCTGCGGCGTACTCGATCAGCGGGGCGAGCGCGCACGCCGTGCCCTTCGCGCACCGCCACCGCTCCTGGCTCCTGTCGATGGCTCCGCCGCAGTTCGGGCACGCCTCGGGCAGCGGGACGGGCAGCGCGCCCTCGGGGCGGAGCTCGACGACCGGGGCCTGGACGCGGGGGATGATGTCGCCCGCCTTGTAGACGGTCACGGTGTCCCCGAGGTGCAGCCCGCGCCGGGCGATGTCGGCCGGGTTGTGCAGCGTGGCGCGGGAGACCGTCGAGCCGTCGAGGTCGACGGGCGTGAGGACGGCCGTCGGGGCGAGCACGCCGGTGCGGCCGACCTCCCAGACCACGTCCTCCAGCACGGTCTGCCGCTCGACGGCCGGGAGCTTGTACGCGATCGCCCAGTGCGGGTAGCGGCTGCCCAGCCCGGCGGCCTCCTGCTCGGCGGCGCTGTTGGCCTTGACGACCACGCCGTCGATGCCGAAGGGCAGCCCGGCGCGCATCGCGGCGATGGCGTCGACCTGTGCCTGGGCCTCGGCGATGGTGCCGACCACGTGCAGGCCGCAGGGCGTCGCCGCCGTGGTCCGCACCCCGGCCGCGGCGACCGCGGCCAGTGTCTCGGCGTGCGTCGCCCCGACGGGCAGGAACGATTCGCCATCCAGGTCGACCGCGCCGTACGCCCAGAAGGTCATCGCCAGCCGGTAGGGCCGGTCCTTCGCCCGCAGCGTCCCCGCCGCCCCGTTGCGCGGGTTCGCGAACAGCGACGCCCCGTGCGCGGCGCGCACCTCGTTCGCCGCCTCGAACTGCGCCTGCGTGAACAGGACCTCACCGCGCGCCTCGAACGTCACCGGCTCGGCCAGCCGCTCCGGCAGACCGACGATGCTGCCGATCACATGGCTGACGTCCTCGCCGTGGCTGCCGTCGCCGCGGGTGACGATCTGCACCAGCCGGCCGCCGCGATAGCGGACGGCGACGGCCGCGCCGTCCAGCTTCGGCTCGACCGTGAAACCCCCCTCGGCCCCGCGCCCGAGCCGTCGCTCCAGCGACGCCTCCCACCCGGCCAGCTCCTCGGGGCCGAAGACGTTGTCCAGGCTGAGCAGACGCGAGGTGTGCGGGACGTCGCCCTCCGGAGCGGCACCGTCGGCGACCAGCCCCGTCGGCGAACCGGCCGTCTCGCCCGGGTGCGCGGCCTCCCAGTCCAGTACGGCACGGCGCAACGCGTCGAAGGACGCGTCGTCCATCGGGCTGTTCCCGCCGCCGTAGTAGGCGCGGGACGCCTCACGGAGCAGGTCGAGCGCGGACGCGTAGGCGACGGCGTCGGACAGGGCAAAGGACGCCTCAGCGGCGGGAAGTGCGGTCATACCGGCATCATGTCGCGAGGGTCTGACAACGCCCTCCGAGAGGTGAGCGATCATGGCAGCCATGACGGATACGACCGGAGCAGAGTCACTGGGCCTATGCCTCGTGGCCAACGTCGCGCAGGAGACCAGCCACGGCGAGGGCGGCTTGGAGATCCGCAAGGGGCTGCGGCACTTCGCGCCGGGCGCGAAGGTGTGGATCGCCCCGCCGGCCTGGG includes the following:
- the ligA gene encoding NAD-dependent DNA ligase LigA, whose translation is MTALPAAEASFALSDAVAYASALDLLREASRAYYGGGNSPMDDASFDALRRAVLDWEAAHPGETAGSPTGLVADGAAPEGDVPHTSRLLSLDNVFGPEELAGWEASLERRLGRGAEGGFTVEPKLDGAAVAVRYRGGRLVQIVTRGDGSHGEDVSHVIGSIVGLPERLAEPVTFEARGEVLFTQAQFEAANEVRAAHGASLFANPRNGAAGTLRAKDRPYRLAMTFWAYGAVDLDGESFLPVGATHAETLAAVAAAGVRTTAATPCGLHVVGTIAEAQAQVDAIAAMRAGLPFGIDGVVVKANSAAEQEAAGLGSRYPHWAIAYKLPAVERQTVLEDVVWEVGRTGVLAPTAVLTPVDLDGSTVSRATLHNPADIARRGLHLGDTVTVYKAGDIIPRVQAPVVELRPEGALPVPLPEACPNCGGAIDRSQERWRCAKGTACALAPLIEYAAGRDILDIDGLGKTYVKALIDSRLVGDVADLFALTEEQLATASGSAKRGAKLVEQLALAKGRPLSRVFCALGIPGTGRSMSRRIAAHFGTMDAIRAATEEDVQAVEGMGPEKAPVVVAELVALAPVIDKLIAAGVNMSEPQQASDAPGPVGEGPLAGRTVVVTGRMTGRLEGLGRTQMNELIERAGGRAGSSVNAKTSCLVAPSASGGKPSSKAVAAQRLGVDVLTPEQFADLVADYLA
- a CDS encoding ABC transporter permease — encoded protein: MASIALGQMRRRPAAFAGLAVALLLAVAVLTLFGSLVAADATAPPAAGGRAADHGPGLMVIAGVFGEIAVLVAFFVVVNTLGFALRRQHRELALLRTIAATPRQARRMVRGQLVATTLLVAPPGWAVGWAAARRFLAALQRRGLAAPEVRVPGAPVVTVVAPVTLAVVLVVGLVAAAVAARRITRIAPAAALAASSTEHARTGAIRLVAGAGVLVGGGLLLRLAATRPLEEADKAGQATLLGALVLLVAVALLGPLVARVLAAVLGAPVRALAPGTGWLADANLRGYARRLSSAVVPVALLVGLSGTMSIMTSTAQHAAAAATNGATSATDIWLRQAELALLACFAAVSTVNTLVAVTAERRREFALLRLVGATRTQLTRMLTVEAVLTTVVGVLLGAAVTAAATGAFSVAVTGSPLPYVSSAACAWIGAAAATLTVPAILVTGLRALRGPATEGAAGRD
- a CDS encoding ABC transporter ATP-binding protein — its product is MPGTRTGLGGGAAARAQDLHREYGRGTAAVRALRGVSVRLERGTFTAVMGPSGSGKTTLLHCLAGMDRPTRGTVWWGDTEVSRLPERRLAALRRDRIGFVFQAFNLMPAMTVAQNVELPGRLAGRRPERARVLDALARVGLAGRERHRPGQLSGGQQQRVAIARALVGRPEVLFADEPTGALDRATGHEILGLLRTGVDRDGQTCVMVTHDPVAAGYADRVLLLADGVVVDELDRPTAARVGERLSLLGG